In Balaenoptera acutorostrata chromosome 12, mBalAcu1.1, whole genome shotgun sequence, a single window of DNA contains:
- the LOC130704538 gene encoding lysine-rich coiled-coil protein 1-like isoform X2, whose protein sequence is MRESLVNLMKHSKKTSDSFRDELEDYIKVQKARGLEPKTCFRKRREDYLETCGYKEEVNFRPRCRMFDQRLPYEPIQTYRRPCNISQAVEKRLPQWLPAHDSRLRLDSLSYCQFTRDCFSGKPVALNFSQQEYSCSSYSVESGVYRHLSLENSTSAHQASYKQIQQKRKRHPEEGREKPEEERPKHKRKKAYEEIDLDKHKSIQRNKTEVETVRVSREKLKNRKGKKSQDVASKKEERKRKEKKEEGKERTEEDMLWDQAILGF, encoded by the exons ATGAG AGAATCCCTTGTCAACCTAATGAAGCATTCAAAGAAGACATCTGACTCTTTTCGAGATGAACTTGAAGATTACATCAAAGTGCAGAAAGCCAGAGGCTTAGAGCCAAAGACTTGtttcagaaagaggagagaggattATTTGGAAACCTGTGGATACAAAGAAGAGGTTAATTTTAGACCCAGGTGTAGAATGTTTGATCAAAGACTCCCTTATGAACCCATCCAGACCTACCGAAGACCATGCAATATTTCACAAGCAGTGGAGAAGCGGTTACCTCAGTGGCTACCAGCTCATGACAGCAGGCTGAGACTAGACTCCCTGAGCTACTGTCAATTCACCAGGGACTGTTTCTCAGGAAAACCAGTAGCCCTGAACTTTAGTCAACAAGAGTATAGCTGTAGCTCATACAGTGTAGAATCTGGAGTTTACAGGCACCTCTCCTTAGAAAACAGTACCAGTGCCCATCAAGCTAGTTATAAACAGATacagcagaagagaaaaagacaccCAGAGGAAGGCCGGGAAAAACCAGAAGAGGAGCGGCCCAAGCATAAGAGGAAGAAAGCTTATGAGGAAATAGATTTAGACAAACACAAGAGcatccaaagaaacaaaacagaggtGGAAACAGTCAGAGTCAGTAGAGAAAAGCTTAAGAACCGAAAGGGCAAGAAAAGCCAAGATGTAGCCTCTAAGAAAGAGGAACGTAAGcgtaaagagaaaaaggaagaagggaaagagaggacaGAAGAGGATATGCTTTGGGACCAAGCTATCCTTGGATTCTGA
- the LOC130704538 gene encoding lysine-rich coiled-coil protein 1-like isoform X1, giving the protein MGVEYWTKNRFFNLCIMVFSSSVVAQSHYLGKVHAKKLKQLMGEYDQISPPSSQPDKGESLVNLMKHSKKTSDSFRDELEDYIKVQKARGLEPKTCFRKRREDYLETCGYKEEVNFRPRCRMFDQRLPYEPIQTYRRPCNISQAVEKRLPQWLPAHDSRLRLDSLSYCQFTRDCFSGKPVALNFSQQEYSCSSYSVESGVYRHLSLENSTSAHQASYKQIQQKRKRHPEEGREKPEEERPKHKRKKAYEEIDLDKHKSIQRNKTEVETVRVSREKLKNRKGKKSQDVASKKEERKRKEKKEEGKERTEEDMLWDQAILGF; this is encoded by the exons ATGGGAGTGGAGTATTGgacaaaaaatagattttttaatctCTGCATCATGGTTTTTAGCTCCTCAGTTGTTGCACAGTCTCACTATTTGGGGAAAGTTCATGCTAAAAAACTGAAGCAATTAATGGGTGAATATGATCAAATTTCTCCACCAAGTTCTCAACCTGATAAGGG AGAATCCCTTGTCAACCTAATGAAGCATTCAAAGAAGACATCTGACTCTTTTCGAGATGAACTTGAAGATTACATCAAAGTGCAGAAAGCCAGAGGCTTAGAGCCAAAGACTTGtttcagaaagaggagagaggattATTTGGAAACCTGTGGATACAAAGAAGAGGTTAATTTTAGACCCAGGTGTAGAATGTTTGATCAAAGACTCCCTTATGAACCCATCCAGACCTACCGAAGACCATGCAATATTTCACAAGCAGTGGAGAAGCGGTTACCTCAGTGGCTACCAGCTCATGACAGCAGGCTGAGACTAGACTCCCTGAGCTACTGTCAATTCACCAGGGACTGTTTCTCAGGAAAACCAGTAGCCCTGAACTTTAGTCAACAAGAGTATAGCTGTAGCTCATACAGTGTAGAATCTGGAGTTTACAGGCACCTCTCCTTAGAAAACAGTACCAGTGCCCATCAAGCTAGTTATAAACAGATacagcagaagagaaaaagacaccCAGAGGAAGGCCGGGAAAAACCAGAAGAGGAGCGGCCCAAGCATAAGAGGAAGAAAGCTTATGAGGAAATAGATTTAGACAAACACAAGAGcatccaaagaaacaaaacagaggtGGAAACAGTCAGAGTCAGTAGAGAAAAGCTTAAGAACCGAAAGGGCAAGAAAAGCCAAGATGTAGCCTCTAAGAAAGAGGAACGTAAGcgtaaagagaaaaaggaagaagggaaagagaggacaGAAGAGGATATGCTTTGGGACCAAGCTATCCTTGGATTCTGA